One genomic segment of Candidatus Fukatsuia endosymbiont of Tuberolachnus salignus includes these proteins:
- the rplK gene encoding 50S ribosomal protein L11 has protein sequence MAKKVQAYVKLQVAAGAANPSPPVGPALGQQGVNIMEFCKAFNARTEGIEKGLPIPVVITVYSDRSFTFVTKTPPAAVLLKKAAGVKSGSGKPNSEKVGKVTSAQILEIAQTKAADMTGADIGAMVRSIEGTARSMGLVVEG, from the coding sequence ATGGCTAAAAAAGTACAAGCCTATGTCAAGCTGCAAGTGGCGGCCGGTGCGGCGAATCCGAGCCCGCCAGTAGGGCCAGCTTTGGGGCAGCAGGGTGTTAACATTATGGAGTTTTGCAAAGCGTTTAATGCCAGAACTGAAGGTATTGAAAAGGGCTTGCCTATCCCTGTTGTTATTACTGTGTATTCTGATCGCTCTTTCACGTTTGTTACTAAAACTCCGCCAGCTGCAGTTTTGCTGAAAAAAGCAGCGGGTGTTAAGTCTGGCTCCGGTAAGCCGAACTCAGAAAAAGTAGGTAAGGTGACCAGTGCCCAGATTCTTGAAATCGCACAGACTAAAGCTGCGGATATGACAGGTGCTGATATCGGTGCTATGGTGCGCTCTATTGAAGGTACCGCCCGTTCTATGGGTTTGGTAGTAGAGGGATGA